From a single Acidobacteriota bacterium genomic region:
- a CDS encoding DUF1905 domain-containing protein: MTKRKQPKTSLGLMAKIERKDPKLPRFIVVPSMLVKDWGITENVTVTGELNGVDMGRRSLKYWDENRWFIQIPEPLCKKANVDTGDRVTVTMQIDPDQ, from the coding sequence ATGACCAAGCGAAAGCAACCAAAAACTTCATTGGGGTTGATGGCGAAAATCGAGCGCAAAGACCCAAAACTGCCCCGGTTCATAGTCGTGCCAAGCATGTTGGTCAAGGATTGGGGCATTACAGAAAACGTCACCGTCACCGGCGAATTGAACGGTGTGGATATGGGGCGGCGTTCGTTGAAGTATTGGGATGAAAACCGATGGTTCATTCAGATTCCCGAACCACTCTGTAAAAAAGCCAATGTGGACACAGGCGACAGAGTCACCGTCACAATGCAAATTGATCCTGATCAATAA
- a CDS encoding DUF1501 domain-containing protein: MNLSKRNIPSLTRRELLRVGSLSVVGGYLNAFRPFNVRAAQKVQPMATARQVLFVNIDGGMSQIDTLDAKEGAWTPKYFDIRSFPNDLKLPFGVMPNLPSVLDKITVVRSLAAWDVVHGRAQYYVQTGHPLNLALAKEVPSIGAVVCHELANQRKASDSLPPFIVMNMAGNQAGLINQGFMSAEFGPMSLSVGNELPNLAPQKGMEATMQRRWERLQQLDDALRTQVGRSGEGIVDRSFGDYHEYYRGAWAIMNDPRVPQIFTLSDEDKNRYGNSSIGNSLALARNLFQADAGTRFIMASHGGWDHHANIYKEGARNHPVLMRELDAAFSALIKDLDSIPSKFTPGKTLLDETLVVAMSEFGRTTGAISETRLGREHYMQVHSGMLAGGGIRRGQVIGKTDDAGGKIVDFGWSAKRPIYMEDIACTIYSALGIDWTKTIDNTPSGRAFHYVEPASGTKYVGFKPVQELFG, from the coding sequence ATGAACTTGAGCAAACGAAACATTCCGTCTTTAACTCGCCGCGAGTTGTTGCGCGTAGGCAGTCTCAGTGTTGTTGGCGGATACCTCAACGCCTTTCGCCCATTCAACGTTCGCGCAGCGCAGAAAGTTCAGCCGATGGCGACGGCTCGGCAAGTGCTATTCGTCAATATTGATGGCGGCATGAGCCAGATAGATACCCTGGACGCCAAAGAAGGCGCGTGGACGCCAAAGTATTTCGACATTCGCAGTTTTCCCAATGACCTGAAACTGCCCTTTGGCGTGATGCCGAACCTGCCCAGCGTGCTGGACAAAATTACGGTTGTGCGTTCGCTGGCGGCTTGGGACGTGGTGCACGGACGCGCGCAGTATTACGTCCAGACCGGCCACCCGCTGAATCTTGCGTTGGCCAAAGAAGTTCCTTCCATTGGCGCGGTGGTCTGCCACGAATTGGCAAACCAGCGAAAAGCGAGCGATTCATTGCCGCCGTTCATTGTCATGAACATGGCGGGCAATCAGGCCGGATTGATCAATCAAGGCTTTATGTCCGCCGAGTTCGGTCCAATGAGTTTGTCCGTCGGCAACGAACTGCCGAATCTGGCTCCGCAAAAAGGAATGGAAGCGACGATGCAGCGGCGTTGGGAGCGATTGCAGCAACTCGACGACGCTTTACGAACCCAGGTTGGACGCAGCGGCGAAGGAATTGTGGATCGCAGTTTCGGCGATTATCACGAATACTATCGTGGAGCCTGGGCGATTATGAACGACCCACGTGTGCCGCAAATTTTCACGCTCAGCGACGAAGACAAAAACCGGTACGGCAACAGCAGCATCGGCAATTCCCTGGCGCTGGCTCGCAATTTGTTCCAGGCCGATGCCGGAACCCGCTTCATTATGGCCAGCCACGGCGGTTGGGATCATCACGCCAACATTTACAAAGAAGGCGCACGGAATCATCCAGTGCTGATGCGCGAACTCGATGCCGCATTCAGCGCGCTGATCAAAGACCTGGACAGCATCCCGTCTAAATTCACGCCGGGCAAAACCTTGCTGGATGAAACCTTGGTCGTGGCGATGAGCGAATTTGGCCGCACGACTGGTGCAATCAGCGAAACCCGTCTGGGTCGCGAACATTACATGCAAGTTCATTCCGGGATGCTGGCGGGCGGAGGCATTCGTCGCGGCCAGGTTATCGGCAAAACCGACGACGCGGGCGGCAAGATTGTGGATTTTGGATGGTCTGCCAAGCGGCCAATTTATATGGAAGACATCGCCTGCACGATTTATTCGGCGCTGGGAATTGATTGGACAAAGACGATTGACAATACACCGTCAGGCCGCGCGTTTCATTACGTCGAACCGGCATCGGGGACGAAGTATGTCGGGTTCAAACCGGTGCAGGAATTATTTGGTTGA
- a CDS encoding DUF1549 domain-containing protein yields the protein MIFTLWMVLALRVGGNALQAQKPETGKSKFPSGHTNEKLSPERPDKQISDLTRDVTAKLSPLGTGDQKVVVRNLIDQYLFGAMKADAVPHAPLTNDYEFCRRVYLDMIGRIPTPEQLQTFVASKGADKRERLIDTLVDSEEWVQQWGYWFGDLFRVCGNRIGNPTLKHFDAWIRQSLREDKPYDRFVTEMLTASAPNTNWSPDAAASGFLTRWHVTGITMYHDNYEDTADEIIVNTSRIFLGINYQCISCHGGKGFLEKVSLDLTSKKRSDFWGMAAFFGKTRVRVVTYQDRYTITEDGTGYNTKATSMVRLQRDGNGSIEPTFVLTGEKADPAKPLRPQFARMLTTHPQFARATVNLVWKQFFGLGIVDPVDSFDMARQDPHAKLPEPWTCQPTNDDLLNALASDFAKHQFSLKQLMRTIARSSAYQLSSRFDGAWKESYTPYFARHYVRQLTAEQLHDSICQATQVFGDYKRRDWTYETPIAPVRYWTEAASPEDIGNGEAKGFLRTFGQANREQFDRQPGGSVLQAMSLMNHPFVTRRVQATNNSRVEQLVNSAKSNAEIVEELFLATLSRHPLPQEKQLALSWLDQDRKQGAEDLHWSLLNKLDFVFNY from the coding sequence ATGATTTTCACTCTTTGGATGGTTCTGGCGCTGCGTGTTGGGGGGAACGCGCTTCAAGCGCAAAAGCCTGAAACCGGTAAAAGCAAGTTTCCTTCGGGACACACGAATGAAAAGCTTAGCCCGGAGCGCCCCGACAAACAGATCAGTGATCTGACGCGGGATGTCACCGCCAAGCTTTCGCCGTTGGGTACCGGCGATCAAAAAGTCGTCGTCAGAAATCTGATTGACCAATACCTGTTCGGCGCGATGAAAGCCGATGCGGTTCCGCACGCGCCGCTGACAAACGATTACGAATTTTGCCGCCGCGTGTATCTGGATATGATCGGACGCATTCCGACGCCGGAACAACTTCAAACTTTCGTCGCCAGCAAGGGCGCAGACAAACGCGAACGATTGATTGACACGCTCGTTGACAGCGAAGAATGGGTGCAGCAGTGGGGATACTGGTTCGGCGATTTGTTTCGCGTCTGCGGCAATCGTATCGGAAATCCGACGCTGAAGCATTTCGATGCCTGGATTCGCCAATCTCTCCGCGAAGACAAACCCTACGACCGCTTTGTCACCGAAATGCTGACGGCTTCAGCGCCGAACACCAATTGGAGTCCGGACGCAGCCGCCAGCGGCTTTTTGACTCGATGGCATGTCACGGGCATTACGATGTACCACGACAATTACGAAGACACGGCGGATGAAATCATTGTCAACACTTCGCGGATTTTCCTGGGCATCAATTACCAATGTATTTCCTGTCACGGCGGCAAAGGCTTTCTGGAAAAAGTCAGCCTGGATTTGACCTCGAAAAAGCGCAGCGATTTTTGGGGAATGGCGGCGTTCTTCGGCAAAACGCGCGTGCGCGTCGTGACTTATCAAGACCGGTACACCATCACTGAGGACGGCACAGGCTACAACACCAAAGCCACCAGCATGGTGCGGTTGCAGCGTGACGGCAACGGTTCGATTGAGCCGACGTTCGTGCTGACCGGCGAAAAAGCCGATCCGGCCAAACCTCTTCGCCCGCAGTTTGCGCGCATGCTCACCACACATCCGCAATTTGCGCGCGCGACGGTCAATCTGGTCTGGAAACAGTTTTTCGGACTCGGCATCGTTGATCCTGTGGATTCGTTCGATATGGCGCGGCAAGACCCGCACGCCAAATTGCCGGAACCGTGGACGTGTCAACCGACGAATGACGATTTACTGAACGCGCTGGCGTCGGATTTCGCCAAGCACCAGTTCAGCCTGAAACAGTTGATGCGGACGATTGCGCGGTCATCGGCTTATCAATTGTCGTCCCGGTTTGACGGTGCGTGGAAGGAAAGTTATACGCCTTATTTTGCGCGACATTACGTGCGCCAATTGACCGCCGAGCAGCTTCACGATTCAATTTGTCAGGCGACACAGGTGTTTGGGGATTACAAGCGGCGTGACTGGACGTACGAAACGCCGATTGCGCCCGTGCGGTATTGGACGGAAGCCGCTTCGCCCGAAGACATCGGCAACGGCGAGGCGAAAGGCTTTTTGCGCACCTTCGGCCAGGCAAACCGCGAACAATTTGACCGTCAGCCGGGCGGTTCCGTCCTGCAGGCGATGTCGCTGATGAATCACCCGTTCGTCACACGACGTGTGCAGGCAACGAATAACAGTCGCGTTGAACAACTGGTGAACTCGGCAAAGTCGAATGCCGAAATCGTGGAAGAATTATTTCTGGCAACGCTGTCGCGCCATCCGCTGCCACAGGAAAAACAACTTGCCTTGTCGTGGCTCGATCAAGATCGCAAACAAGGCGCGGAAGATTTGCACTGGAGTTTGCTGAACAAATTGGACTTTGTGTTTAACTATTAA
- a CDS encoding right-handed parallel beta-helix repeat-containing protein, which yields MKTKSLMLSALILFGAVALSSCSTSSADSGLSSSLSPADFQKRFQEELIAAKPGSVIDVPEGRFQFDKTLSLTANGVTIRGKGMAKTVLAFKGQTAGSAGMLVKANDFVIEDLAIEDAAGDGLKTEASTNVTIRRVRVEWTAPLNEKNGPYGIYPVTSKNVLIEDSFVKGAADAGFYLGQSENAIMRRNRAEGNVAGFEVENCKNVDVYENTATNNSGGILVFNLPDLPVQGGELVRVFNNQVIANNTPNVAPKSQTVYNLPTGLGVSVMAIKNVEVFNNTIKDNNTANMHIVSYLSMNQEIKDKRYNPFVSNVYVHDNQFGGSGKNPDARLETVMMVAKVVGTPMPDILYDGLVEPGVDGKPGKAEAAKVCLSNNGEATFANFDAANKFKNVSRDIKKHQCSLPALAAITLPQAATKPMSGSAGGGQ from the coding sequence ATGAAAACTAAATCGCTGATGTTGTCTGCTTTGATTCTCTTTGGCGCAGTGGCACTGAGTTCCTGCTCGACTTCGTCTGCTGACAGCGGCTTAAGCAGCAGTCTGTCGCCCGCAGATTTTCAAAAACGCTTTCAGGAAGAATTGATCGCCGCCAAACCAGGCAGCGTAATTGATGTGCCGGAAGGCAGATTTCAATTCGACAAGACGCTGTCGCTGACGGCCAACGGCGTCACCATTCGCGGCAAAGGCATGGCCAAAACCGTGCTCGCCTTCAAAGGGCAAACCGCCGGTTCCGCCGGGATGCTGGTTAAAGCCAATGATTTCGTGATCGAAGACCTGGCCATTGAAGACGCTGCCGGCGACGGATTGAAAACCGAAGCCAGCACCAACGTCACCATTCGCCGCGTGCGCGTGGAATGGACGGCTCCGCTGAACGAAAAGAATGGGCCGTATGGCATTTACCCCGTCACCAGCAAAAACGTGTTGATCGAAGATTCTTTCGTCAAAGGCGCTGCCGACGCGGGCTTTTACCTGGGCCAGTCGGAAAACGCGATCATGCGTCGGAATCGCGCCGAAGGAAACGTTGCGGGCTTTGAAGTCGAAAACTGCAAAAACGTGGACGTGTATGAAAACACCGCGACGAACAATTCCGGCGGCATTCTGGTCTTCAACCTGCCGGATTTGCCAGTGCAGGGCGGAGAACTGGTGCGCGTGTTCAACAACCAGGTCATCGCCAACAATACGCCGAACGTAGCGCCGAAAAGCCAGACTGTGTACAACCTGCCGACGGGGTTGGGCGTTTCGGTGATGGCAATCAAAAATGTCGAAGTGTTCAACAACACGATCAAAGACAACAACACCGCCAATATGCACATCGTCAGTTATCTTTCGATGAACCAGGAAATCAAAGACAAACGCTACAACCCATTTGTGTCAAACGTGTATGTGCACGACAACCAATTTGGAGGCAGCGGCAAAAATCCCGACGCGCGATTGGAAACGGTGATGATGGTCGCCAAAGTCGTGGGCACTCCAATGCCCGACATTTTGTATGACGGATTGGTCGAACCCGGTGTGGATGGCAAACCCGGCAAGGCCGAGGCTGCAAAGGTGTGTTTGTCGAATAACGGCGAAGCCACCTTTGCGAACTTCGACGCCGCGAACAAGTTCAAGAACGTCAGCCGCGATATCAAAAAGCATCAATGCAGCTTGCCCGCACTTGCGGCAATCACGCTGCCACAAGCCGCCACGAAACCGATGTCGGGTTCGGCCGGAGGCGGTCAATGA
- a CDS encoding DUF433 domain-containing protein yields MNANSGLAQKPIEQPTALPALVDAPIQHDPEKLSGLPTIGTKRVPADVLINYLASGQTIHDFLNDYDAVTEHEVLAVLGVIKQAILDGELVGVRLRDENPF; encoded by the coding sequence ATGAATGCAAATAGTGGTTTGGCTCAAAAACCAATTGAACAACCAACAGCTTTGCCGGCATTGGTTGATGCGCCAATTCAGCATGACCCTGAAAAGCTGAGCGGGCTTCCGACCATCGGAACCAAACGAGTGCCTGCCGATGTGCTCATTAACTATTTGGCCAGCGGCCAAACCATTCACGACTTTTTGAACGATTACGATGCTGTGACCGAGCATGAAGTATTGGCAGTTTTAGGCGTGATCAAACAAGCGATTCTTGACGGTGAACTGGTTGGGGTGAGGTTGCGCGATGAAAATCCTTTTTGA
- a CDS encoding formylglycine-generating enzyme family protein yields the protein MNNLRFPLWLPLRFALLVAVTFVVGCEKSLPAESQTHPAGHHVKASSAGASEQAGFSAAGVNKTPAPGAAPAGMIWIPGGTFRMGCDDCNMPDAEPVHLVTVDGYWFDETPVTNKQFAEFVKATGYVTIAEIKPKAEDYPGAKPEMLVAGSVCFAPPDQPVPLDNPYVWWKYQPGANWKHPEGPGSDLKGREDHPVVHIAWDDAVAYAKWAGKRLPTEAEFEFAARGGMDGKMFAWGNELKPGGKWVANIWQGHFPDDNKAEDGYRGSSPVKAFPPNAFGLYDVGGNVWQWCADWYRPDYFEQLAAAGTARNPQGPPDSFDPQEPGIPKRVQKSGSFMCSDQYCARYHVGSRGKGATDSGGSHIGFRCAKS from the coding sequence ATGAATAACCTGCGATTTCCGTTGTGGCTGCCGCTGCGATTTGCGCTTCTTGTTGCGGTGACATTTGTTGTCGGCTGCGAAAAATCATTGCCCGCCGAATCGCAAACGCATCCGGCGGGGCATCACGTAAAAGCTTCTTCTGCCGGAGCCTCGGAGCAAGCCGGATTCTCAGCAGCAGGCGTCAACAAAACTCCAGCGCCCGGCGCGGCTCCGGCTGGAATGATCTGGATTCCGGGCGGAACCTTTCGCATGGGCTGCGACGATTGCAATATGCCGGATGCGGAGCCTGTGCATTTGGTGACGGTGGACGGATATTGGTTTGACGAAACGCCGGTGACGAACAAACAATTTGCCGAATTCGTCAAAGCTACGGGCTACGTGACCATCGCCGAAATCAAACCCAAAGCCGAAGATTACCCCGGCGCCAAGCCGGAAATGCTGGTTGCCGGTTCGGTTTGTTTTGCCCCGCCGGATCAACCCGTGCCACTGGACAATCCGTATGTCTGGTGGAAATACCAGCCGGGCGCGAACTGGAAGCATCCTGAAGGGCCAGGCAGCGATTTGAAGGGCCGCGAAGATCATCCGGTAGTTCACATCGCCTGGGATGACGCCGTTGCTTATGCCAAATGGGCTGGCAAACGGTTGCCGACCGAAGCCGAATTTGAATTTGCTGCGCGCGGCGGAATGGACGGCAAAATGTTTGCTTGGGGCAATGAACTGAAGCCCGGCGGCAAATGGGTCGCCAACATTTGGCAAGGGCATTTTCCGGACGACAATAAAGCCGAAGACGGGTATAGAGGATCTTCACCGGTCAAAGCGTTTCCGCCGAATGCGTTTGGGTTGTATGACGTGGGCGGCAACGTCTGGCAATGGTGCGCGGATTGGTATCGCCCCGATTATTTTGAACAACTGGCGGCGGCTGGCACCGCGCGCAATCCGCAAGGCCCGCCGGACAGTTTTGACCCGCAGGAACCCGGCATTCCCAAACGCGTGCAAAAAAGTGGTTCGTTTATGTGCAGCGATCAATACTGTGCGCGGTATCACGTCGGCAGTCGCGGCAAAGGCGCAACCGACAGCGGCGGTTCGCACATCGGCTTTCGCTGCGCGAAATCCTAA